A stretch of the Panicum virgatum strain AP13 chromosome 9N, P.virgatum_v5, whole genome shotgun sequence genome encodes the following:
- the LOC120688798 gene encoding uncharacterized protein LOC120688798 has translation MSPPAGDCPLSHCCRWRELCSPQIPRVFPGREYVSVPADADNSPAWSVLVGTMATSGGSRSLRLHRFRVARSGRVLCGGSLEMLGDDYYKAEIPKSHVRAATATRSPDGRSLSLCFFSREIDFSDPVSKIAPPIPLQMLVDVGGDNGRGITVSRLPGLPPEVGPLTADLPHLSGRRYLGTPFHHFYTFNCNTRAWAKVVTTWEECMYVPIREHGVYVEEDDAIYFLSGAVVYFYKLFKDTQNRYRMAPPTEVSLVCPFSSEGYGFLSYLGGRVMCSVWIGVRLPCHCGTKHVLITTFRVKGDKGVEVLHSTCRRLDMVPSKPVESYLEFSFLQEYEEFDHERVTPIAKLRVNAMVSSTPPDDMEIPASSNVGKSSSMLACCREFLNGTPLSGTVMLQRSAIRSNRTLYIICQAASRSTVYEINILDGRLACHDKTLTPHCILETPMPHFEDAIEGDILYLLDRPWHFLCDSRSIYAVPSVEDKIYSCRFNQGISSRFNRGIINHIDSTWPIGVAFRLVVRLGIKLVAISDTLRDVYHFFEGIWMHHETFGPPGLDMEVSLSGYVVLSPTTFMVSDAKTNRCFLYDLFFDSWSLVMPFVESELLPSDCPRMAFLSDRCVFAKGFIYTCSHGGLAAYELVQQADSYYLGERVDLKLSWCKYWERYQMCLEYIGEDTNSGAIMFCVMKGDYISQPGYPYNEGPIRITTVQVKTEEMPNGKLKPKTIGHVDIGTAFVESSGGSTWTRDCFAAACY, from the exons atgtcgccgccggcgggcgatTGTCCCTTGAGCCATTGTTGCCGCTGGAGGGAGCTGTGTTCACCGCAAATACCTCGGGTCTTCCCCGGCCGGGAGTACGTCTCCGTGCCGGCCGACGCGGACAACAGCCCCGCGTGGTCGGTTCTGGTTGGCACCATGGCAACGTCCGGGGGCAGCCGGTCGCTACGCCTGCACCGGTTCCGCGTCGCGCGCTCCGGCCGCGTCCTCTGCGGCGGTTCCCTGGAGATGTTGGGCGATGACTACTACAAAGCCGAGATCCCAAAGTCACACGTCCGCGCTGCCACCGCCACGCGGAGCCCAGACGGCCGCTCCCTCTCGCTCTGTTTCTTCTCTCGGGAAATCGACTTCTCCGATCCCGTCAGCAAAATCGCCCCTCCCATCCCCCTGCAAATGCTTGTGGACGTCGGCGGCGACAACGGCAGGGGTATTACTGTGTCGCGCCTGCCTGGCCTTCCGCCAGAAGTAGGGCCCCTCACTGCCGATCTGCCCCATCTCAGCGGCCGGCGATATCTGGGCACC CCATTTCACCACTTCTACACCTTCAATTGCAACACCCGAGCTTGGGCTAAAGTTGTCACCACCTGGGAAGAATGTATGTATGTTCCAATCCGCGAACATGGTGTGTACGTGGAGGAAGATGACGCCATCTACTTCCTCAGTGGCGCTGTTGTTTATTTCTACAAGCTGTTCAAGGATACCCAGAATAGGTATCGGATGGCGCCGCCTACCGAAGTTTCTCTTGTTTGTCCTTTCAGCTCTGAAGGATATGGGTTCCTCTCATATCTTGGTGGTCGGGTCATGTGCTCTGTCTGGATCGGCGTGAGGCTCCCTTGCCATTGCGGCACTAAGCATGTGCTTATAACCACATTTCGAGTCAAGGGTGACAAGGGTGTTGAAGTCTTGCATTCCACCTGCCGCCGGTTAGACATGGTGCCGAGCAAGCCCGTTGAATCCTACCTCGAGTTCAGCTTTCTACA GGAGTACGAGGAGTTCGATCATGAGAGAGTAACACCCATTGCAAAATTGAGAGTGAATGCTATGGTATCCTCAACGCCGCCGGATGACATGGAAATTCCGGCCAGCTCCAACGTGGGCAAGTCCTCCAGTATGCTTGCTTGTTGCAG GGAGTTCTTGAATGGAACACCATTGTCAGGTACTGTTATGCTTCAGAGATCTGCTATCCGATCCAACAGAACATTATATATTATTTGCCAAGCTGCTTCTCGTTCAACTGTGTATGAGATCAATATCTTGGATGGAAGATTGGCGTGCCATGACAAGACTCTCACACCACATTGCATTCTGGAGACACCTATGCCCCATTTCGAGGATGCTATCGAGGGTGATATACTGTATCTGCTTGACAGACCATGGCATTTTCTTTGTGACAGTAGATCAATATATGCTGTCCCATCTGTAGAGGATAAAATTTATTCTTGTCGCTTCAATCAGGGCATTTCTTCTCGCTTCAATCGGGGCATCATCAATCACATTGATTCAACATGGCCTATTGGTGTTGCATTCCGCCTTGTAGTTCGACTTGGTATCAAGCTTGTTGCTATAAGTGATACTCTCCGTGACGTCTATCATTTCTTCGAAGGCATATGGATGCATCATGAGACATTTGGGCCTCCTGGTCTAGATATGGAGGTTAGCCTGTCTGGATATGTGGTCTTGAGTCCCACCACCTTTATGGTTTCTGATGCCAAGACAAATCGCTGCTTTCTGTATGACTTATTTTTTGACAGTTGGAGCCTTGTCATGCCATTTGTTGAGTCAGAACTTCTACCAAGTGATTGTCCTAGAATGGCTTTTCTGAGTGACAGATGTGTATTTGCTAAGGGTTTTATTTACACTTGCTCACATGGGGGACTTGCTGCATATGAGTTAGTTCAACAGGCTGATTCTTATTACCTGGGCGAGCGGGTTGATTTGAAGTTATCGTGGTGTAAGTATTGGGAGCGCTACCAAATGTGCTTGGAGTATATTGGTGAAGACACAAACTCTGGTGCCATTATGTTTTGTGTGATGAAAG GTGATTATATATCTCAGCCTGGTTATCCATACAATGAAGGGCCTATACGTATCACTACTGTCCAAGTGAAGACTGAGGAAATGCCCAATGGTAAACTCAAACCAAAAACAATTGGCCACGTGGATATTGGCACGGCCTTTGTGGAGTCGAGTGGAGGGTCAACTTGGACCCGAGATTGCTTTGCAGCTGCTTGTTATTGA